One window of Kryptolebias marmoratus isolate JLee-2015 linkage group LG3, ASM164957v2, whole genome shotgun sequence genomic DNA carries:
- the LOC108241526 gene encoding uncharacterized protein LOC108241526 isoform X2 codes for MDRLNGILFVLLGVVSCVHVSITLLVMEETAGPGDNITLYCDCKVSTGVYIVWFRNCSHQNQPTLLLHLKEFHVWDKRFPRFKYEKNDSSDSYDLVIINTTESDEGLYYCGTEEKKVEKENDKIIISKDIYRYSNITTRLTVNPGLPPDVKQPLQECEVYRKLLFFLSPAVSLLFTLLFSGLIYLLCQKTADERTHEETKEVHQASSSPIKRPKKKRTFQSSDFNTYSTVRYISNVGI; via the exons ATGGACCGACTGAATGGGATTCTCTTTGTTCTGTTgg gAGTTGTTTCTTGTGTTCATGTCTCAATTACTTTATTGGTAATGGAGGAGACAGCCGGACCTGGAGACAACATCACCCTCTACTGTGACTGCAAAGTGTCCACTGGAGTTTACATAGTGTGGTTCAGGAACTGTTCCCATCAGAACCAGCCTACTCTTCTTCTACATTTGAAAGAATTTCACGTATGGGACAAGAGATTTCCTcgttttaaatatgaaaagaatGATTCTTCTGATTCCTATGACCTGGTGATAATAAACACCACTGAATCTGATGAGGGTCTCTATTACTGTGGAACGGAAGAGAAGAAGGTGGAGAAAGAGAACGACAAAATCATCATTTCCAAAGACATTTACAGATACAGCAACATCACCACAAGACTCACAGTCA ATCCAGGGCTTCCTCCTGACGTTAAACAGCCTCTACAGGAGTGTGAGGTGTACAGGAAGCTGCTCTTCTTTCTGTCTCCGgctgtttctcttctcttcacTCTCCTTTTCTCTGGTTTAATTTACCTGCTTTGTCAGAAAACAG ctgatgAAAGGACACATGAAGAAACAAag GAGGTCCATCAAGCATCATCAAGCCCCATCAAGAGaccaaagaagaagaggacgTTCCAGAGTTCTGACTTCAACACATATTCTACTGTCAGATACATCTCAAATGTTGGGATTTAA
- the LOC108241526 gene encoding uncharacterized protein LOC108241526 isoform X1: protein MDRLNGILFVLLGVVSCVHVSITLLVMEETAGPGDNITLYCDCKVSTGVYIVWFRNCSHQNQPTLLLHLKEFHVWDKRFPRFKYEKNDSSDSYDLVIINTTESDEGLYYCGTEEKKVEKENDKIIISKDIYRYSNITTRLTVNPGLPPDVKQPLQECEVYRKLLFFLSPAVSLLFTLLFSGLIYLLCQKTADERTHEETKGENLFVAAQEVHQASSSPIKRPKKKRTFQSSDFNTYSTVRYISNVGI from the exons ATGGACCGACTGAATGGGATTCTCTTTGTTCTGTTgg gAGTTGTTTCTTGTGTTCATGTCTCAATTACTTTATTGGTAATGGAGGAGACAGCCGGACCTGGAGACAACATCACCCTCTACTGTGACTGCAAAGTGTCCACTGGAGTTTACATAGTGTGGTTCAGGAACTGTTCCCATCAGAACCAGCCTACTCTTCTTCTACATTTGAAAGAATTTCACGTATGGGACAAGAGATTTCCTcgttttaaatatgaaaagaatGATTCTTCTGATTCCTATGACCTGGTGATAATAAACACCACTGAATCTGATGAGGGTCTCTATTACTGTGGAACGGAAGAGAAGAAGGTGGAGAAAGAGAACGACAAAATCATCATTTCCAAAGACATTTACAGATACAGCAACATCACCACAAGACTCACAGTCA ATCCAGGGCTTCCTCCTGACGTTAAACAGCCTCTACAGGAGTGTGAGGTGTACAGGAAGCTGCTCTTCTTTCTGTCTCCGgctgtttctcttctcttcacTCTCCTTTTCTCTGGTTTAATTTACCTGCTTTGTCAGAAAACAG ctgatgAAAGGACACATGAAGAAACAAag GGTGAAAACCTGTTTGTTGCTGCTCAGGAGGTCCATCAAGCATCATCAAGCCCCATCAAGAGaccaaagaagaagaggacgTTCCAGAGTTCTGACTTCAACACATATTCTACTGTCAGATACATCTCAAATGTTGGGATTTAA